ACTCCGCGGAGGAACCGTGAACCCCCGTTCGCCCTCTGCCTGATGGGGGAAGCAGAGCCGAGACGAACGGAGGTCGCCATGGACAGGCGCACCCTGCTGGCAACCGGGACCGGGATCGCGGCCGGCGCCGCCGCGTGGGCGACCGGCTGCGACAACGGGACAGACGGTGCCGCCCCGGGCCGGACCGCCCCGCACTCCACCGTGACCACCACCGGCTCGGCGATACGCACCGGGTCCGCCGCGCCCGGCGCGCGGCCGGCCGCGCCGCGCGGCACCGACTGGGCCGCCCTCGGCCGGGGACTGCAGGGCGACCTGATACGTCCGGGGGACCGCGACTACGCCACCGCCCGCCAGCTGTACAACACCCGGTTCGACAGCCTCCGCCCGGCCGCCGTCGCCTACATCGGCAACACCTCCGACATAGCCGAGTGCCTCGCCTTCGCCCGGCGCCACGGCGTCCCGGTGGCCATCCGCAACGGCGGGCACAGCTACGCCGGCTGGTCCAGCGGCAACGGGCGCCTGATCATCGATGTCTCCGCGCTGTCGGCGGTCCGCACCGGCTCCGGCACGGCCACCATCGGGGCGGGCGCCAAGCTCATCGACGTCTACACCGCGCTCGGCGCCCGCGGCGTCACGATCCCGGCCGGCTCCTGCCCCACCGTCGGGATCTCCGGTCTCACCCTCGGCGGCGGGCACGGGGTCGTCTCCCGCGCCTACGGACTCACCTGCGACAGCCTCACCGGGGCCCGGATCGTCACCGCGGACGGCAAGGCCCTCGACGTCTCCGCGACCCGGGAGACCGACCTGTTCTGGGCGCTGCGCGGGGCCGGCAACGGGAACTTCGGGGTCGTCACCGAATTGCGGTTCCGCACCCACCGCGCCGCCCCCGGGGTCACCGCCTACATGACCTGGCCCTGGCCGAAGGCGGCCGCGCTGCTGCGCTCCTGGCAGGACTGGGGGCCCAGCCGGCCCGACGAAATCTGGTCCGCGCTCCACCTGTCCGCCGCCCCCGGCCGCACCCCCACCGTCTCGGTCAGCTGCTTCTCGCTGGGCACCTACGGGGACCTGCAGAACGCCGTGGACAACCTCGCCGACCGCGCCGGCGGGCCCGGCCCGGCGTCCCGAGTGAGCCTGCGCCGCCGCGGCTACCTGGAGGCGATGCGGATGTACGCGGGCTGCTCCACCGGCTCCACCGGCCAGTGCCACCTGC
This DNA window, taken from Streptomyces pactum, encodes the following:
- a CDS encoding FAD-binding oxidoreductase; translation: MDRRTLLATGTGIAAGAAAWATGCDNGTDGAAPGRTAPHSTVTTTGSAIRTGSAAPGARPAAPRGTDWAALGRGLQGDLIRPGDRDYATARQLYNTRFDSLRPAAVAYIGNTSDIAECLAFARRHGVPVAIRNGGHSYAGWSSGNGRLIIDVSALSAVRTGSGTATIGAGAKLIDVYTALGARGVTIPAGSCPTVGISGLTLGGGHGVVSRAYGLTCDSLTGARIVTADGKALDVSATRETDLFWALRGAGNGNFGVVTELRFRTHRAAPGVTAYMTWPWPKAAALLRSWQDWGPSRPDEIWSALHLSAAPGRTPTVSVSCFSLGTYGDLQNAVDNLADRAGGPGPASRVSLRRRGYLEAMRMYAGCSTGSTGQCHLPGGTPGRDAAGILRRETYAARSDFFDRPLGTAGIRALLDQAERYGRRAGGGGAVAIALTALGGAVNRVSPTATAFVHRRSRFLAQYTASWPAGGSGSVQTAWLDGAHSAMRRYASGRAYQNYTDARLTDWRTAYYGEAAGRLARVKKRYDPDRLFDFPQAL